One window of Paludibacter propionicigenes WB4 genomic DNA carries:
- a CDS encoding glycosyl hydrolase 115 family protein, which produces MKHLLLTIFCTLFLLSSASAFAGQEKTYITNNAADNQFILSTTKGSTPLVISSEDFPGVISALKNLKTDIGKVTGSEPEIKYTNKPDTKEVVIVGTIGKSPLIDQLIKSKKLDVKNISGKWESFVIQTIDSPLPGVEKALVIAGSDKRGTIYGIYDVSKNIGVSPWYYWADVPVVKQESLFVKNGRYVTDSPKVKYRGIFLNDEAPSLSGWSKETFGGFNSKFYEKVFELLLRLKANYLWPAMWGNAFYDDDPANGVLANEMGIVMGTSHHEPMAMAQQDWHRYTERNKLSKVWDYSKNADALQKSWKFGIERSKNWDKVVTVGMRGDGDEAMGEGTNIALLEQIVKDQRKIIEDVTGQKAEKTPQVWALYKEVQDYYDHGMRVPDDVTLLFCDDNWGNVRKLPEINAKPRKGGYGMYYHFDYVGAPRNSKWINISPIQRVWEQMNLSYTHGVQELWVVNVGDLKPMEYPISFFLDMAWDPSKFNANNLLSHTENWCAEQFGQPYAKEAARIINLYTKYNRRVTPETLNDRTYSLENYNEFENVTADYRNLALDALRLYYTIPPKYKDAFDQLVLYPVNACSNLYEMYYAVAKNKFYAKNNDIQANVWADKVQECYKRDSVLTYAYNHIIANGKWNHMMDQLHIGYTNWQEPRRSKMPNVTYVAEKDQAKAPKIFVESDGYVSIEAENFNRAVNSDRISWQIIPYLGKTKSAITTVPQNVYPKDNENIYVEYDIDFATTGEFDVQLLFSPTLNFNANKGLRYSIAFDDAAPQVINLNGHYRGELGRWQSEHIINSVTKHKIESVGKHTLRFSVKEAGLVLQKILINTGGLKPSYLGAPESKILTKSEAGK; this is translated from the coding sequence ATGAAACACCTGTTATTAACGATTTTCTGCACGCTGTTTTTATTGTCTTCTGCCTCTGCTTTTGCAGGACAAGAGAAAACCTACATAACCAATAATGCAGCAGATAACCAATTTATATTATCAACTACCAAAGGTTCAACTCCATTAGTTATCAGTTCCGAAGACTTTCCGGGAGTAATTTCAGCGCTGAAAAATCTGAAAACTGATATCGGCAAAGTTACAGGAAGTGAACCGGAAATTAAATATACCAACAAACCGGATACCAAGGAAGTGGTTATTGTTGGAACTATCGGTAAGAGTCCACTTATTGACCAACTGATCAAAAGCAAAAAACTCGATGTGAAGAATATTTCAGGTAAATGGGAGTCTTTTGTCATACAGACCATTGATTCTCCCCTCCCCGGAGTTGAAAAAGCACTCGTTATTGCCGGTAGCGACAAGCGTGGTACTATTTATGGGATCTATGATGTATCCAAAAATATTGGTGTTTCACCCTGGTATTATTGGGCAGATGTTCCGGTGGTAAAACAAGAATCGTTATTTGTAAAGAATGGCCGTTATGTCACTGACAGTCCGAAAGTGAAGTACAGGGGTATTTTCCTAAATGACGAAGCTCCATCGCTAAGTGGCTGGTCAAAAGAAACTTTCGGAGGATTCAATAGTAAGTTTTACGAAAAAGTGTTTGAATTATTACTTCGTTTAAAAGCCAATTACCTCTGGCCTGCCATGTGGGGAAATGCTTTTTATGACGATGATCCTGCAAATGGCGTGTTGGCTAATGAAATGGGCATTGTCATGGGAACTTCTCATCATGAGCCTATGGCTATGGCTCAGCAAGACTGGCACCGATACACCGAGCGCAATAAGCTGTCTAAGGTTTGGGATTATTCCAAAAACGCTGATGCCTTACAAAAATCATGGAAATTCGGTATTGAAAGAAGTAAAAACTGGGACAAAGTTGTCACTGTGGGTATGCGTGGTGATGGCGATGAAGCTATGGGCGAAGGAACAAATATCGCACTGCTTGAGCAAATTGTAAAAGATCAACGCAAAATTATTGAAGACGTAACCGGACAAAAAGCCGAAAAAACCCCACAGGTATGGGCATTGTATAAAGAGGTGCAAGATTATTATGATCATGGCATGCGTGTGCCCGATGATGTAACTCTGCTATTTTGCGATGACAACTGGGGTAATGTGCGTAAGCTTCCTGAAATTAATGCCAAACCTCGTAAAGGTGGATACGGAATGTACTATCATTTCGATTATGTCGGTGCTCCGCGCAATTCTAAATGGATTAATATTAGTCCTATTCAACGGGTATGGGAACAAATGAATTTGAGTTACACGCATGGTGTTCAAGAACTCTGGGTTGTAAATGTGGGCGATCTGAAACCGATGGAATATCCAATCAGCTTCTTCCTCGATATGGCATGGGATCCATCTAAATTCAATGCAAATAATCTACTGTCTCACACAGAGAATTGGTGTGCCGAGCAGTTTGGTCAACCATACGCTAAAGAAGCTGCACGCATTATTAATCTTTATACAAAGTATAACAGACGAGTAACGCCTGAGACGTTGAACGACAGGACTTATAGTTTGGAAAATTATAATGAGTTTGAAAACGTGACTGCCGATTATCGCAACCTGGCTTTGGATGCGCTTCGTTTATATTACACTATTCCTCCGAAGTACAAAGATGCTTTTGACCAGTTAGTGTTGTATCCGGTCAATGCCTGCAGCAATCTTTACGAAATGTATTATGCCGTAGCCAAAAATAAATTTTACGCAAAAAATAATGATATACAGGCTAATGTATGGGCTGATAAAGTACAGGAATGCTATAAAAGAGATTCTGTATTGACTTATGCTTACAATCATATCATTGCGAATGGTAAGTGGAATCACATGATGGATCAATTGCATATTGGATATACTAATTGGCAAGAACCCCGAAGAAGTAAAATGCCCAATGTGACGTATGTTGCTGAAAAGGATCAAGCCAAAGCGCCGAAAATATTTGTAGAGAGTGATGGGTATGTATCTATTGAAGCTGAAAATTTCAATCGTGCCGTTAATTCTGATAGAATTAGCTGGCAGATAATTCCTTATCTGGGAAAAACTAAATCGGCTATAACTACCGTTCCACAGAATGTATATCCAAAGGACAATGAAAATATCTATGTTGAGTACGATATTGACTTCGCAACTACAGGTGAATTTGATGTGCAGCTCTTATTTTCGCCGACATTGAACTTTAATGCTAACAAAGGGCTACGGTACAGCATTGCTTTTGATGATGCAGCGCCGCAGGTGATAAATTTGAATGGTCATTACAGAGGTGAGTTGGGACGCTGGCAGTCCGAACATATTATCAATTCGGTTACAAAGCATAAGATTGAATCTGTCGGTAAACACACACTACGTTTCTCTGTGAAAGAAGCCGGGCTTGTGTTGCAAAAGATATTAATCAATACCGGTGGACTGAAACCAAGTTATCTGGGAGCTCCCGAAAGTAAAATACTAACAAAGTCTGAAGCAGGTAAATGA
- a CDS encoding hybrid sensor histidine kinase/response regulator transcription factor yields MRNSLLTIIFLLCIHCAAQEHYVFSPINSSNGLSDNRVRSICQLPDDRMIIVTEGLINIYDGANFRYIHYDDRKAYLLKDYSGWHRVYIDNDQRLWVKNQHRLLIFDIRKELFIPNTDSVFVSQGIKSQVSNFFMDTEHNFWYTTANDELIYRNNNTSHTFLSHVSRINGNSDRLYDLVVYKKQLFLFYKSGRMACFDMVTRKKLYVEDPFNGNNIYSSNLAVIPYKNYFYQVRNGSGIGSLLRFNVKNRRWENILKTDYWLNTLTLDNKGNCWISSLIGLWSIDKNLQNKRLISPLHLVDGRVFETEISTQYIDNKGGIWVGSVDRGVLYYHPDRFKFQNFGRSLFKLQEIKKISVRCFAEKDNYILVGTQNGLFRKEKGSASLELYKSIPTNSVCEMLLKDSKQRIWLCTQNNGLFCIENNVIKRFNTPKYCLSIYESFDNKLYLCTNDGVGLLDPSTGDFKKASYTSKNLPDYSYQLTYLKKDMLLGYSDNGLFLYNTRKNNITIPDKKNPLQQHNCHHYHCLFTDSRGLVWLGTMDGLNVYNPTNNSTKSFSEKDGLINNSIRSIVEDDLGMIWVSTSNGISRIAVSEKNESYQYSFYNYNKFDGVIETEFLPRSVLKTSYNSLIWGGLDGFNEINLAKINSYEQPLSVPLFTKLLLSGKEIRQNDYSDGNIILKQSISSTSEIHLKHFQNFIGLEFSALNYVNPTQTYYRYQLEGADDAWNEIKAVNGVGSANYTNLSPGTYTLKVYASNDRHNWGKKYAEIKIVISPPFWKTIWAYIFYLLIIIYVLYSSVSYYIRRNRHKMETLQKEELDQLKYSFFTNISHELRTPLTLILTPLDSILKKVDDESLKKQLNGIYRNANELLKLVNQLLDFRKLEMKGETLELSYCSINDFIEVTAFSFQEMAANNGIELVSECEDDNIYAYVDKDKMQKIINNLLSNAIKFTPSGGRILLKAMKDTDEQMFVIQVSDTGIGIPEVDVSQIFDRFYQVKKQKSINTGSGIGLHLVKEYVELHNGTIEVESRLNEGSLFTVSIPIDLQSADEIQSETESIDEQKIKVLVVEDNAEFRMFIMGELMEKYHVIEAANGKDGLEKALKHQPDLIITDVMMPEMSGTELCRLLKKNIQTSHIPVILLTAKTSDKAQIEGFEAGADAYISKPFNMDILLLRIHHLIEQQNQRKEQFKNAITINPGVLASTSVDKELIKNALGHIEKNLGNVSYSVEQLSKDLFMDRTGLYRKLSVITGQTPSEFIRSVRLKKAALLLKNGLQVSEVASRVGFGTTSYFTKCFQEEFGVKPSQYKNIN; encoded by the coding sequence ATGAGAAATTCTCTATTAACCATCATTTTTTTGCTTTGTATTCACTGTGCTGCACAGGAACATTATGTTTTTTCGCCTATCAACAGTAGCAACGGGCTTTCCGATAATCGTGTACGTTCTATCTGCCAATTGCCTGATGACAGAATGATAATCGTCACCGAAGGATTGATTAATATTTATGATGGAGCCAACTTTAGATATATACACTACGACGATCGAAAAGCATATCTTTTAAAAGACTATTCAGGATGGCATCGTGTTTACATTGATAATGATCAACGGTTGTGGGTTAAGAATCAACATAGACTTCTGATTTTTGATATCCGCAAAGAGTTGTTTATTCCAAATACTGATAGCGTGTTCGTTTCTCAGGGGATTAAAAGCCAGGTTAGCAATTTTTTCATGGATACAGAGCATAATTTCTGGTATACAACAGCAAATGATGAATTGATCTATAGAAATAACAACACATCACATACCTTCTTAAGCCATGTATCGAGGATAAACGGGAATTCTGATCGCTTATACGATTTAGTCGTATATAAAAAACAACTTTTTCTGTTCTATAAATCGGGACGAATGGCCTGTTTCGATATGGTTACTCGTAAAAAGTTGTATGTTGAAGATCCATTCAACGGCAATAATATATACTCAAGTAATTTAGCCGTTATACCCTACAAGAATTATTTCTACCAAGTGCGTAATGGAAGTGGGATTGGATCATTGCTGCGATTCAATGTAAAGAACAGAAGGTGGGAGAATATCCTGAAGACCGATTATTGGCTAAATACACTCACTCTTGACAACAAAGGTAATTGCTGGATTAGTTCTTTAATCGGGCTTTGGTCAATAGATAAAAACCTCCAGAACAAACGACTGATCTCCCCTCTGCATTTAGTGGATGGACGCGTATTTGAAACCGAGATTAGCACTCAATACATTGACAACAAAGGAGGTATATGGGTTGGCTCTGTAGATAGAGGAGTATTGTACTATCACCCTGACAGGTTTAAGTTTCAAAATTTTGGACGTTCTTTATTCAAATTGCAGGAAATCAAGAAAATAAGCGTTCGATGTTTTGCTGAAAAAGACAATTATATTTTAGTCGGGACGCAGAATGGTTTGTTTCGAAAAGAAAAAGGATCTGCTTCATTGGAGCTATACAAAAGCATTCCTACCAATTCTGTGTGCGAAATGCTTTTAAAGGACAGTAAACAACGCATTTGGCTGTGTACACAAAATAATGGTTTGTTTTGTATCGAAAATAACGTAATCAAACGCTTCAACACACCTAAATACTGCTTGTCCATTTACGAATCCTTTGATAACAAGCTTTACCTCTGTACTAACGACGGAGTGGGCTTACTCGATCCCTCAACTGGAGATTTCAAAAAGGCTAGTTACACATCGAAAAATTTACCTGATTATTCATACCAATTGACTTATTTGAAAAAGGATATGTTGCTTGGGTATTCTGACAACGGTCTATTTTTATATAATACCCGGAAAAATAATATTACAATTCCAGATAAGAAAAACCCTTTACAACAGCACAATTGCCATCATTACCATTGCTTGTTTACAGATAGTCGGGGCTTGGTTTGGCTTGGAACTATGGATGGTCTTAACGTATATAATCCTACAAATAACAGCACGAAAAGTTTCTCCGAAAAAGATGGTTTAATCAACAATAGCATACGTTCTATCGTAGAAGATGATTTAGGAATGATTTGGGTTTCCACATCCAATGGAATTTCACGAATAGCAGTAAGCGAAAAAAACGAATCATACCAGTACAGCTTTTATAATTACAACAAATTCGATGGAGTCATCGAAACCGAGTTCCTGCCGCGCTCAGTATTAAAAACATCTTACAACAGCCTAATATGGGGAGGATTGGATGGATTTAACGAGATAAATCTGGCAAAAATAAACAGCTATGAACAACCACTCTCAGTTCCGTTATTTACAAAGCTTCTTCTATCCGGCAAAGAAATCAGACAAAATGATTATTCTGATGGAAATATAATTTTAAAACAATCTATAAGTTCTACTTCGGAAATACACCTCAAACACTTTCAAAACTTTATTGGATTGGAGTTTTCAGCTCTCAATTATGTAAATCCTACGCAAACTTATTACCGTTACCAGCTGGAAGGAGCGGATGACGCATGGAATGAGATAAAAGCTGTCAATGGAGTTGGGTCTGCGAACTACACAAACTTGTCGCCCGGAACATACACGCTTAAAGTTTATGCTTCAAATGACAGGCACAATTGGGGAAAGAAGTATGCTGAGATAAAAATCGTCATCAGTCCTCCATTCTGGAAAACTATTTGGGCGTATATTTTCTATCTGCTGATAATTATCTATGTTCTATATTCCTCTGTTTCTTACTACATAAGACGGAACAGACATAAAATGGAGACGCTACAAAAAGAAGAACTTGACCAATTGAAGTATTCTTTTTTCACCAATATTAGTCACGAATTGAGAACGCCGTTGACATTAATTTTGACGCCTCTTGATTCTATTCTGAAAAAAGTTGACGATGAATCATTAAAAAAACAACTCAATGGCATCTACAGAAATGCTAACGAATTGCTTAAACTCGTAAACCAACTGCTGGATTTCCGTAAACTCGAGATGAAAGGTGAAACACTGGAACTGAGTTATTGCAGTATAAATGACTTTATCGAAGTAACAGCCTTTTCATTTCAGGAAATGGCGGCAAACAATGGTATAGAATTAGTTTCTGAATGCGAAGATGATAATATCTACGCTTATGTTGATAAGGATAAAATGCAGAAAATTATCAACAATCTGCTGTCCAATGCAATCAAATTCACTCCGTCCGGAGGAAGAATACTGCTGAAAGCTATGAAAGATACTGATGAGCAAATGTTCGTTATACAAGTTTCAGATACAGGAATAGGCATCCCCGAAGTTGATGTAAGCCAGATATTTGATCGTTTTTATCAGGTAAAAAAACAAAAAAGTATCAATACGGGTAGTGGAATTGGTCTGCATCTGGTCAAAGAATACGTAGAATTGCACAATGGTACGATTGAAGTTGAAAGCCGTTTAAATGAAGGAAGCTTATTCACAGTCAGCATTCCGATAGACTTACAGTCTGCGGACGAAATACAATCGGAAACAGAGAGTATAGATGAACAAAAGATAAAAGTACTCGTTGTGGAAGATAATGCTGAATTTCGGATGTTTATCATGGGAGAACTGATGGAAAAATACCACGTCATTGAAGCTGCAAATGGTAAAGATGGACTCGAAAAAGCGCTGAAACATCAACCCGATTTGATAATTACCGATGTTATGATGCCTGAAATGTCAGGTACTGAACTTTGTCGACTGCTCAAGAAGAATATACAAACTTCTCATATTCCGGTGATATTACTTACCGCCAAAACATCAGATAAAGCACAAATTGAGGGCTTTGAAGCAGGTGCAGATGCGTACATTTCAAAACCATTTAATATGGACATACTCCTGCTGCGTATTCATCATTTAATTGAACAACAGAATCAACGAAAAGAGCAGTTTAAAAATGCTATAACTATAAACCCCGGAGTACTTGCATCAACGAGCGTTGATAAAGAGCTTATTAAAAACGCACTTGGGCACATTGAGAAAAATCTTGGCAATGTATCTTATTCTGTAGAACAACTCAGTAAAGACCTTTTTATGGACAGGACAGGCTTGTACAGAAAATTATCAGTCATTACCGGACAAACGCCCAGTGAATTTATCCGATCGGTTAGATTAAAGAAGGCAGCACTGTTATTAAAAAACGGGTTGCAGGTTTCCGAAGTAGCATCCAGGGTTGGATTTGGAACAACCAGTTACTTTACAAAATGTTTTCAAGAGGAATTCGGGGTAAAACCGTCTCAATATAAAAACATAAACTAA
- a CDS encoding endo-1,4-beta-xylanase has product MKHKSIYAIAAMCCLASVQTMAQKTLGEATKGKFLFGTAVNMQQVNGVNAAESAIIASEFSAIVAENDMKPQPIHPAEDRFNWDNADKIVAFAEKNKQTLTGHCLIWHSQVPNWFFVGEDGKPATPEVLKERMRKHIHAVVGRYKGKIKGWDVVNEAFEDNGSYRNSKFYQILGKDFIKYAFQFAHEADPNAELYYNDYNVETPSKCDAIVQLVKELKAAGLRIDAVGSQSHMHMINPTVEAAEASFKKLKAAGVHILITEWDISILPSPYEGANISTNFSYSKEMDPYRDGVPADVQAKWNKRMLDMFNLFLKYDDVIDRVTVWGVTDNGTWLNGFPIRGRMDYPMLFDRNNKRKPIVDQMIKLAKKYKTIKKK; this is encoded by the coding sequence ATGAAACACAAATCAATTTACGCAATTGCTGCTATGTGTTGTTTGGCATCTGTGCAAACAATGGCCCAAAAAACCTTAGGTGAAGCAACTAAAGGTAAATTTCTGTTTGGTACCGCTGTAAATATGCAGCAGGTAAATGGTGTAAATGCAGCTGAATCAGCAATTATTGCCAGTGAATTTAGTGCAATTGTAGCCGAAAATGATATGAAACCCCAACCGATTCATCCGGCAGAGGATCGTTTCAATTGGGATAATGCAGATAAGATTGTAGCTTTTGCTGAAAAAAACAAGCAAACCCTTACCGGTCATTGCCTTATCTGGCATTCGCAAGTGCCTAACTGGTTCTTTGTTGGTGAAGACGGCAAACCTGCTACTCCTGAAGTTCTCAAAGAGAGAATGCGTAAACATATTCATGCCGTTGTAGGACGTTATAAAGGTAAAATCAAAGGTTGGGATGTAGTGAATGAGGCTTTTGAGGATAATGGATCTTACAGAAATAGCAAGTTCTATCAGATTTTAGGTAAGGACTTTATTAAGTATGCTTTCCAATTTGCACATGAAGCAGATCCAAATGCCGAATTGTACTACAATGATTATAATGTAGAAACTCCGTCCAAATGTGATGCTATTGTACAATTGGTAAAAGAGCTAAAGGCAGCAGGTCTTAGAATTGATGCGGTTGGTTCTCAGTCGCATATGCATATGATTAATCCTACAGTAGAGGCTGCCGAAGCAAGTTTCAAAAAACTGAAAGCTGCCGGAGTTCATATCCTGATAACAGAATGGGATATTTCGATACTTCCAAGTCCGTATGAAGGAGCTAACATCTCTACAAATTTTAGTTATTCTAAAGAAATGGATCCTTATCGTGACGGTGTACCGGCTGATGTTCAGGCAAAATGGAATAAACGTATGTTGGATATGTTTAATCTGTTCTTGAAATATGATGATGTGATTGACCGTGTTACTGTTTGGGGTGTTACCGATAATGGAACCTGGTTGAATGGATTCCCTATCCGTGGAAGAATGGATTATCCAATGCTTTTCGATCGTAATAATAAGCGTAAGCCTATTGTTGATCAAATGATTAAACTGGCAAAGAAATATAAAACTATAAAGAAAAAATAA
- a CDS encoding MFS transporter, translating into MNNSTSQKLSVLEKVGYSFGDLAANLIFQTLVTYLAYFYTDIYGLKAADASAVTLAVGLVAAFLFNPLIGVLADRTSSRWGKFRPWILFTAVPMGVIALLAFSTPDFSYKGKLIYAAATYTLLLLCYASSNLPYSALSGVITGDMSERNSLSSYRFVAVMFAQFFVQVFMLPIIIYAGHGDKAAGIEQVMTWMAILGTVLLLITFLTTKERIVPRPEQKSTLKEDFSDLSKNKPWFIMLVLTILLFVTLAMKGGSYVYYFYNFVDRPALANLISPVIAGLNGMGINFFGSDPVSAGLGLFNAGGIIFQIIGISLSKKLADKYGKRDVFKTGLFISTLFILAFYFFTPSNVILMFGSQILHGFFYGITVPILWAMIADVADFSEYKTSRRATAIIFSAMMVGLKAGLSIGSALVTWILGLYGYIGKAGAAGADIVQPASVASGAKMLVSIYPSIPFLIGVGLLFFYVIDKKLEVQIETELKARRAANAEADNLAESAK; encoded by the coding sequence ATGAATAATTCAACTTCACAGAAACTTTCTGTTCTCGAAAAAGTAGGGTACAGTTTTGGAGATTTGGCTGCCAATCTGATTTTTCAAACGCTTGTTACCTATTTAGCTTATTTTTATACCGATATTTATGGACTTAAAGCAGCCGATGCGTCTGCAGTTACTTTGGCTGTTGGGTTGGTTGCTGCCTTTTTGTTTAACCCATTGATTGGTGTTCTAGCTGATCGCACCAGTTCAAGATGGGGAAAATTCAGACCTTGGATACTCTTCACTGCTGTTCCAATGGGTGTTATTGCGTTATTGGCATTTTCAACACCTGATTTTTCGTACAAAGGTAAATTGATTTATGCTGCAGCAACTTATACGCTTTTGTTGTTGTGCTATGCTTCCAGTAACTTGCCTTATTCTGCGTTGAGTGGTGTAATTACCGGCGATATGAGTGAAAGAAACAGTCTTTCGTCTTATCGTTTTGTAGCTGTAATGTTTGCTCAGTTTTTCGTACAGGTATTTATGTTACCTATTATCATTTATGCCGGTCATGGCGATAAAGCAGCCGGTATTGAGCAGGTAATGACCTGGATGGCTATCCTGGGTACAGTATTGTTGCTTATTACATTCTTAACAACAAAAGAACGTATCGTTCCAAGACCAGAACAAAAATCAACATTGAAAGAAGATTTTTCAGACCTTTCTAAAAATAAACCTTGGTTTATAATGTTAGTTCTGACCATTTTATTGTTCGTTACGCTGGCAATGAAAGGTGGTTCATATGTGTATTATTTTTACAATTTTGTGGATAGACCTGCGCTTGCAAATCTTATTAGTCCGGTAATTGCAGGCCTGAATGGCATGGGAATCAATTTCTTTGGTTCTGACCCTGTTTCAGCTGGATTAGGTCTGTTTAATGCCGGTGGAATTATTTTCCAAATTATTGGTATTTCTTTGTCAAAAAAATTGGCTGATAAATATGGAAAACGCGATGTGTTTAAAACAGGATTGTTTATTTCAACTCTTTTCATTTTAGCATTCTACTTTTTTACGCCAAGTAACGTTATTTTAATGTTCGGATCACAAATACTTCACGGATTCTTCTATGGTATTACAGTTCCAATTCTTTGGGCTATGATTGCGGATGTTGCTGATTTCTCCGAATATAAAACTTCACGTAGAGCAACAGCTATTATTTTCTCAGCTATGATGGTTGGGCTTAAAGCCGGTTTGTCAATTGGTAGTGCGCTTGTTACATGGATTTTAGGTCTATATGGTTATATTGGAAAAGCCGGTGCTGCCGGTGCTGATATCGTGCAACCCGCAAGTGTGGCCAGTGGCGCAAAGATGTTGGTAAGTATTTATCCATCTATTCCATTTCTTATCGGAGTTGGCTTACTGTTCTTCTATGTGATTGACAAGAAATTGGAAGTACAGATTGAAACAGAACTGAAAGCCCGTCGTGCAGCTAACGCCGAAGCCGATAATTTGGCAGAAAGCGCTAAATAA
- a CDS encoding sialate O-acetylesterase, with amino-acid sequence MKSVSRLLVILIVAGLWSNPAKAVVKLPRLISNGMVLQRDTPLKIWGWADPGEKVKVEFLGKKYQTKADKQGNWKVDFPSIAAGGPYTMKVNDIEIKDILMGDVWLCSGQSNMELMVYRVLDLYQKEIDQTNNTNIRYFKPTIRTDSQTPQTDFKEGTWLPATQENILNFSSLSYFFGDQLYQKYKVPIGLINNAIGGTAIESWVSEDFMKSYMDKWKTARAKADSIRATRSSSGSPVRFNFNAELAKNDPGLGRWSKGDVNTSDWPQISLPGYWSDKGVDLRMGSMWFYKEFDVPDSLVNKKDAVLRLGRIIESDSAFLNGTFVGTISYQYPPRIYKLLVGVLKPGKNKLMVRVILPNGKGGFVEDKTYELRIGSQKIDLTGQWNYHIGANLKPQMGQGAGGGGGAGTRPSGLYNSLTSPIIGYRLKGTIWYQGESNTGTSQDEYQRLFKDLIVSWRTKFNQPDMPFIFAQIANLGVPNKQPVESGMAGVREAQRRALEIPNTGMAVTTDLGEWNDIHPLNKKEVARRLGMEAARVAYRDNSVVSSGPLYQSMEIENSSIILTFASVGSGLFTNSLLDGFQIAGSDGKFEWANAVVVSTNKVKVWSRKITHPTVVRYAWDDNPAYANLKNKEGLPASPFTTNK; translated from the coding sequence ATGAAATCGGTTAGTAGATTATTAGTAATCCTGATAGTGGCAGGCTTGTGGTCAAACCCTGCAAAAGCTGTGGTCAAACTGCCTCGGCTGATAAGTAATGGTATGGTGCTTCAGCGCGATACGCCGTTAAAGATATGGGGCTGGGCAGATCCGGGTGAAAAAGTGAAGGTTGAGTTTCTGGGAAAGAAATATCAAACTAAGGCTGACAAACAAGGAAACTGGAAAGTAGATTTTCCTTCCATTGCTGCAGGTGGTCCTTACACAATGAAGGTAAATGATATTGAGATCAAAGACATTTTGATGGGCGATGTGTGGTTGTGTTCCGGTCAGTCCAATATGGAGTTGATGGTTTACCGAGTACTGGATTTATATCAAAAAGAAATAGACCAAACGAATAATACCAATATCCGTTATTTCAAACCAACTATACGTACCGATTCGCAAACTCCTCAGACCGACTTTAAAGAAGGAACATGGCTTCCGGCTACTCAGGAGAATATCCTGAACTTTTCTTCACTGTCATATTTCTTTGGAGATCAACTGTATCAGAAGTATAAAGTTCCTATCGGTCTGATCAATAATGCTATTGGCGGTACAGCCATTGAATCTTGGGTGAGTGAAGATTTTATGAAATCTTATATGGATAAATGGAAAACGGCCAGAGCTAAAGCTGATTCCATTCGTGCAACAAGATCTTCTTCCGGTAGTCCGGTTCGATTTAATTTTAATGCTGAACTGGCTAAAAATGATCCGGGACTGGGACGTTGGTCAAAGGGCGATGTGAATACCTCCGACTGGCCTCAGATTTCGCTTCCGGGTTATTGGTCGGACAAAGGTGTTGATCTTCGCATGGGGTCTATGTGGTTCTACAAAGAGTTTGATGTGCCGGATTCACTGGTGAATAAGAAAGATGCAGTCCTTCGGTTGGGTCGTATCATCGAAAGTGATTCGGCTTTTCTGAACGGAACATTTGTAGGAACTATATCTTATCAATACCCTCCGCGCATTTACAAACTGCTTGTAGGCGTGCTTAAGCCGGGTAAGAATAAATTGATGGTACGCGTAATTCTGCCGAATGGTAAAGGTGGTTTTGTGGAAGATAAAACGTACGAACTTCGTATCGGCTCTCAAAAAATAGATTTGACCGGTCAGTGGAACTATCATATAGGTGCTAATCTGAAACCGCAAATGGGACAAGGTGCCGGCGGTGGAGGCGGAGCGGGAACACGCCCTTCGGGATTGTATAACAGTTTGACCAGCCCGATAATCGGCTACCGCCTGAAAGGAACAATCTGGTATCAGGGAGAATCTAATACAGGTACATCGCAGGATGAATATCAACGCCTGTTCAAAGACTTGATTGTGAGCTGGCGTACAAAATTCAACCAACCTGATATGCCGTTTATATTTGCTCAGATAGCTAATCTGGGAGTTCCAAACAAGCAACCCGTAGAAAGTGGCATGGCTGGTGTGCGCGAGGCGCAAAGACGTGCGTTGGAAATACCCAACACAGGTATGGCTGTTACCACCGATTTGGGTGAGTGGAATGATATTCACCCATTAAACAAAAAGGAAGTAGCACGAAGATTGGGAATGGAAGCTGCGCGCGTTGCTTATCGCGACAATTCGGTTGTCAGCTCAGGTCCGTTATACCAATCTATGGAGATTGAAAATAGCAGTATTATTCTTACTTTTGCATCCGTTGGTAGTGGATTATTCACTAATAGCCTTCTGGATGGATTTCAAATTGCGGGTTCTGATGGCAAATTTGAGTGGGCAAATGCAGTTGTTGTGTCTACCAACAAGGTGAAAGTATGGAGTCGTAAGATCACGCATCCAACTGTTGTGCGATATGCATGGGATGATAACCCGGCTTATGCAAACCTGAAAAACAAAGAAGGATTGCCTGCTTCGCCATTTACTACGAATAAATAA